One Luteimonas sp. MC1825 DNA segment encodes these proteins:
- the folE2 gene encoding GTP cyclohydrolase FolE2 encodes MTSTTQPQALPDVADDLAAAARPLDWVGMRRIALPLRVATEGGDSMLVPASADIGVNLTSADTRGIHMSRLYLRLQDTLAAQPLTVPVLGRLLQDCIDSQSGLASTARLTLRYQHLLLRRALASDNAGWKAYPVELDASLSATGIEVVLAFGVDYSSTCPASAALSRKANADRFADDFSGEPSPSAPAVRDWLASERGLAATPHAQRSRADVRVMLRPGIGMLPLRELVDAVEAALGTPVQTAVKREDEQAFARANAANLMFCEDAARRVAAAVAADARVARFDITVSHFESLHAHDAVARVSGAVG; translated from the coding sequence TTGACCTCCACCACGCAACCGCAGGCGCTGCCCGACGTCGCCGACGATCTCGCCGCCGCCGCGCGCCCGCTCGACTGGGTCGGCATGCGCAGGATCGCGCTGCCCTTGCGCGTGGCCACGGAGGGTGGCGACTCCATGCTGGTGCCGGCGTCGGCGGACATCGGCGTCAACCTCACCAGTGCGGATACGCGTGGCATCCACATGTCGCGGCTCTACCTGCGCCTGCAGGACACCCTGGCCGCGCAGCCGCTGACGGTGCCGGTGCTCGGCCGGCTGCTGCAGGACTGCATCGACTCGCAGAGCGGGCTGGCCAGTACCGCCCGCCTGACGCTCCGCTACCAGCACCTGCTGCTGCGCCGCGCGTTGGCCAGCGACAACGCCGGCTGGAAGGCCTATCCGGTCGAACTCGACGCCAGCCTGTCCGCTACCGGGATAGAGGTGGTGCTCGCGTTCGGCGTGGACTACTCGAGCACCTGCCCGGCCTCCGCCGCGCTGTCGCGCAAGGCCAACGCCGATCGCTTCGCAGACGATTTCAGCGGGGAGCCGTCACCGTCCGCCCCGGCCGTGCGCGACTGGCTCGCATCCGAGCGCGGACTCGCCGCAACTCCGCACGCGCAGCGCAGCCGCGCCGACGTGCGCGTGATGCTGCGCCCGGGCATCGGCATGCTGCCGCTGCGCGAACTGGTGGACGCGGTCGAAGCGGCGCTTGGCACGCCGGTGCAGACCGCGGTCAAGCGCGAGGACGAACAGGCCTTCGCCCGCGCCAATGCCGCCAACCTGATGTTCTGCGAGGACGCGGCGCGCCGCGTCGCCGCCGCCGTCGCCGCGGATGCGCGCGTCGCGCGCTTCGACATCACCGTGTCGCACTTCGAAAGCCTGCACGCGCACGACGCGGTCGCCCGCGTCAGCGGCGCCGTCGGCTGA
- a CDS encoding M23 family metallopeptidase, which yields MRPAGALPALLALAVGVASALAAPGAAARQASSDAPAAADARVVFPASVQQGALVIGKVPPGSRVDYDGRVLRTTGYGSVVFGVSRDAAGPLRVGVTAPDGRRTHASIAVTPRDWPMEHVNGVPPKTVEPPPAIAERIRREQARVTAVRVRDDDRADFARRFQRPVEGRISGRFGSGRIYNGKPGAGHSGMDIAAPTGTAVKAPAAGVVTFADPGLYLTGGTVVIDHGHGVSSNFLHLSRIDVAEGDRVEQGQAFAAVGATGRATGPHLHWGMNWFDVRVDPLLVLERP from the coding sequence ATGCGCCCCGCGGGCGCGCTGCCGGCGCTGCTGGCGCTGGCCGTTGGCGTCGCGTCCGCGCTCGCCGCGCCCGGCGCGGCTGCACGGCAGGCTTCGAGCGATGCGCCGGCAGCTGCCGACGCGCGCGTCGTGTTCCCGGCCAGCGTGCAGCAGGGCGCGCTGGTGATCGGCAAGGTGCCGCCGGGCAGCCGCGTCGACTACGACGGCCGCGTGCTGCGCACCACCGGCTACGGCAGCGTGGTGTTCGGCGTTAGCCGCGATGCCGCCGGCCCGCTGCGCGTCGGCGTGACCGCACCCGACGGCCGCCGCACGCACGCGAGCATCGCCGTCACCCCGCGCGACTGGCCGATGGAACACGTGAACGGGGTGCCGCCGAAAACCGTCGAGCCGCCGCCGGCGATCGCCGAACGCATCCGCCGCGAACAGGCCCGCGTCACCGCGGTGCGCGTGCGCGACGACGACCGCGCTGACTTCGCGCGGCGCTTCCAGCGTCCGGTCGAAGGCCGCATCAGCGGGCGCTTCGGCAGCGGCCGCATCTACAACGGCAAGCCAGGCGCAGGGCATTCCGGCATGGACATCGCCGCGCCCACCGGCACCGCGGTGAAGGCACCGGCAGCCGGCGTGGTGACGTTCGCCGACCCGGGCCTCTACCTCACCGGCGGCACCGTGGTGATCGACCACGGCCACGGCGTGAGCTCCAACTTCCTGCACCTTTCGCGCATCGATGTCGCGGAAGGCGACCGCGTCGAGCAGGGCCAGGCCTTTGCCGCCGTCGGCGCCACGGGACGCGCCACCGGCCCGCACCTGCACTGGGGCATGAACTGGTTCGACGTGCGCGTCGACCCGCTGCTGGTGCTGGAACGCCCCTAG
- a CDS encoding phytoene/squalene synthase family protein produces the protein MSIDVRDEAAGFVAKWRTRWPEWALAMVFVPAAQRDVVEAWFSLLQELSDAAWAGSDPTPGLAKLAWWQEELAGWEKGARRHPLGAVLQPCQAPWRALGLALPTLRAMRDQDEHDSLPMASMPADGQAFAEAVAACEAALFAGRTVDAGAVAAVLATLAGEKALLVGAVGAAPIPGATAMTAQPGTRPRGIQLALLRARMAHPERAVPPLRALLAAWRAARRAA, from the coding sequence GTGAGCATCGATGTGCGCGACGAGGCCGCCGGCTTCGTCGCCAAGTGGCGCACGCGCTGGCCAGAGTGGGCGCTGGCGATGGTGTTCGTACCGGCGGCGCAGCGCGACGTGGTGGAGGCCTGGTTCAGCCTGCTGCAGGAGCTGAGCGACGCGGCCTGGGCCGGCAGCGATCCCACGCCAGGGCTGGCCAAGCTGGCGTGGTGGCAGGAGGAACTGGCAGGTTGGGAGAAGGGCGCGCGCCGGCATCCGCTGGGTGCGGTGCTGCAACCGTGCCAGGCGCCGTGGCGCGCGCTGGGCTTGGCGCTGCCCACGCTGCGCGCCATGCGCGACCAGGACGAACACGACAGCCTGCCGATGGCGTCCATGCCTGCGGACGGCCAGGCTTTCGCCGAGGCGGTTGCCGCCTGCGAGGCAGCGTTGTTCGCCGGCCGCACGGTCGATGCGGGCGCGGTCGCCGCGGTTTTGGCCACGCTGGCCGGCGAGAAGGCGTTGCTGGTCGGCGCGGTCGGTGCCGCCCCCATCCCAGGGGCGACGGCAATGACGGCGCAGCCGGGCACGCGGCCGCGTGGCATCCAGCTCGCGCTGCTGCGGGCGCGCATGGCACATCCCGAACGGGCGGTGCCGCCGCTGCGGGCGCTGCTGGCCGCGTGGCGCGCGGCGCGCCGCGCGGCCTGA